In Catenulispora sp. GP43, one genomic interval encodes:
- a CDS encoding alpha/beta fold hydrolase, with product MPTYQSPVDGTTLAYQDYGTGSPIVFVAGWSLNGDMWEYQVQFFLEHGYRCILPDRRGHGRSDRPSGGYDADTRADDLAALLNLLDLRDTTIVAHSAGGGETVRYLSRHGSERVARIALLAPAIPFMLRTDDNPVGVPEAALKESLRQLRTDRPQWFADRAQGYFATHLRPGTSQAMIDAELQRCMSAAPYAALEVQRLTFTTDFRADVAALTVPTLLLHGVPDQSIPIHIASRQAVKLAPHAVLREYEDAGHGLYLTHQAEVNGEILGFIKG from the coding sequence ATGCCTACCTACCAGAGCCCTGTGGACGGTACGACCCTGGCCTACCAGGACTACGGCACCGGATCACCGATCGTGTTCGTCGCCGGGTGGTCACTGAACGGCGACATGTGGGAGTACCAGGTGCAATTCTTCCTGGAGCACGGATACCGCTGCATCCTGCCGGACCGCCGCGGCCACGGCCGCTCGGACCGGCCGAGCGGCGGCTACGACGCAGACACCCGCGCCGACGACCTGGCCGCCCTGCTGAACCTGCTGGATCTGCGCGATACCACCATCGTCGCGCACTCGGCCGGCGGTGGTGAGACCGTGCGCTACCTCAGCCGGCACGGCTCGGAGCGCGTGGCGCGCATAGCCCTGCTCGCCCCGGCGATTCCGTTCATGCTGCGTACCGACGACAACCCGGTCGGCGTGCCGGAAGCCGCACTAAAGGAATCGCTGCGGCAGCTACGCACCGACCGGCCGCAATGGTTCGCCGACCGCGCCCAGGGCTATTTCGCCACCCACCTGCGGCCCGGTACCTCGCAAGCCATGATCGACGCCGAGCTTCAACGGTGCATGTCGGCTGCGCCGTACGCGGCACTGGAGGTCCAGCGCCTGACCTTCACCACCGACTTCCGAGCCGACGTCGCGGCCCTCACGGTGCCGACCCTGCTGCTGCACGGCGTCCCGGACCAGTCGATCCCGATCCACATCGCCAGCCGCCAGGCGGTCAAGCTCGCGCCGCACGCGGTGCTGCGGGAGTACGAGGACGCCGGCCACGGCCTCTACCTCACGCACCAGGCCGAGGTGAACGGCGAGATCCTCGGATTCATCAAAGGCTGA
- a CDS encoding NAD(P)H-binding protein, with translation MSDLTVVTGATGNVGDALVSALVSAGAPVRAVVRSGADAAGFTASVQTVVADLNEPATLASALVGGQALFLLPGYADMPGLYAAARDAGVGYVVQLSGVSAGSGDMSNAVTAYMVRSEQAAAESKLPYTVVRPSAFMTNALRWAGQVRDGDTVALPFPTVATACLDPADLAAVIAAVIADPDRYVGEVLLPTGPEALLPRDQVAILAGVLDRPLHFVGLSAEQARESMAGDGVPQRYIEAFLDFYAEGNLDESQVRDTVADITGTAPRSFAAWAADHAVAFARV, from the coding sequence ATGAGCGATCTGACTGTGGTGACCGGGGCGACGGGCAACGTCGGCGATGCCCTGGTGTCTGCTCTGGTGTCGGCGGGTGCGCCGGTGCGAGCGGTGGTCCGTTCCGGGGCGGACGCGGCGGGGTTCACGGCGAGTGTCCAGACCGTCGTCGCCGACCTGAACGAGCCCGCGACTCTGGCTTCCGCATTGGTCGGCGGGCAGGCGTTGTTCTTGTTGCCCGGTTACGCGGACATGCCCGGGCTGTACGCGGCCGCGCGTGATGCGGGTGTCGGGTATGTCGTGCAGTTGTCGGGGGTGTCGGCCGGCAGTGGGGACATGTCCAATGCCGTCACGGCGTACATGGTGCGCAGCGAGCAGGCCGCGGCGGAGTCGAAGCTGCCGTACACCGTGGTCCGGCCCTCGGCGTTCATGACGAACGCACTGCGCTGGGCCGGGCAGGTCCGCGACGGCGACACCGTGGCCCTGCCCTTCCCGACCGTGGCCACCGCCTGCCTGGACCCGGCGGATTTGGCCGCCGTGATCGCCGCGGTGATCGCCGACCCGGACCGGTATGTCGGCGAGGTACTGCTGCCGACCGGCCCGGAGGCGCTGCTCCCCCGCGACCAGGTGGCGATCCTGGCCGGTGTCCTGGACCGGCCGCTGCACTTCGTGGGGCTCAGCGCCGAGCAGGCGCGCGAGTCAATGGCCGGCGACGGCGTACCGCAGCGGTACATCGAGGCCTTCCTCGACTTCTACGCCGAAGGGAACCTCGACGAGTCGCAGGTGCGCGACACCGTCGCCGACATCACCGGCACCGCACCCCGAAGCTTCGCGGCCTGGGCCGCGGACCACGCCGTGGCGTTCGCCCGCGTCTGA
- a CDS encoding alpha/beta fold hydrolase: protein MLLPSTEAGRGRPVVLLHARPTDRTMWNTHLPLLAEAGVRAIAVDLPGHGDAPVPNHPEVAPWSDLLETLDHLGADTFVLAGNSLGALVALQTAVTAPEQVEGLVLVGYRPHDQPASPRLNAAWKAERTALAAGDLDAAVKAGIEAWTSAGATEDVRAHAADMLRRQLTEQLAHGEPPQAPDPLGTGPAVLRTLQGMPALVGVGEHDMPDFHEGGEALARDLDAGGITVIPGAGHLAPMEQPAAFCTLLMDFVRRLPQQSSVAHSEDPTRAFAQDSAR, encoded by the coding sequence ATGCTGCTTCCCTCCACCGAGGCAGGCCGCGGACGGCCCGTCGTCCTGCTGCACGCCCGACCCACCGACCGCACCATGTGGAACACCCACCTCCCCCTCCTTGCCGAGGCAGGCGTGCGGGCCATAGCAGTGGACCTGCCCGGTCACGGCGACGCGCCCGTACCCAACCACCCCGAGGTGGCTCCCTGGTCGGACCTGCTCGAAACGCTCGACCACCTCGGCGCCGACACCTTCGTGCTCGCCGGCAACTCCCTCGGAGCCCTGGTGGCGCTCCAGACCGCCGTAACGGCACCCGAGCAGGTGGAGGGCCTGGTACTGGTGGGATACCGGCCCCACGACCAACCCGCGTCCCCGCGTCTGAACGCTGCCTGGAAGGCCGAACGGACAGCGCTGGCCGCAGGCGACCTGGACGCCGCGGTGAAGGCCGGCATCGAGGCGTGGACCTCGGCCGGGGCTACCGAGGACGTGCGCGCCCACGCCGCCGACATGCTGCGCCGCCAGCTGACCGAACAGCTCGCCCACGGCGAACCACCGCAGGCACCAGATCCCCTCGGAACCGGCCCGGCGGTGCTGCGCACTCTGCAGGGCATGCCCGCTCTGGTCGGCGTCGGCGAACACGACATGCCCGACTTCCACGAAGGCGGCGAAGCCCTGGCCCGCGACCTCGATGCCGGTGGGATCACCGTCATCCCCGGCGCCGGACATCTCGCGCCGATGGAACAACCGGCGGCGTTCTGCACCCTGCTGATGGACTTCGTCCGCCGCCTGCCTCAGCAGTCGTCGGTTGCTCACTCGGAGGACCCGACTCGAGCGTTTGCCCAAGACTCAGCCCGTTGA
- a CDS encoding TetR/AcrR family transcriptional regulator C-terminal domain-containing protein, whose amino-acid sequence MAERARRLRSRPAKEPLSLEAFTAAAFGLLEREGMEAVTLRRLAGELQTGPASLYAYVHDVQELHALLLDRALSAVDLHPASTDRPRDRLERICSSYLEVLLRHDGLARLAAGVLPFGENALALTEAVLECLRGMGLSRMRAAWGFDLLMLHVTAIAAEHDRRREQNDPIGRAHRGYVEAEAERFPQVHALNEELFSGTGTARFSWALDVVLTGISEAREPNN is encoded by the coding sequence GTGGCTGAAAGAGCAAGGCGGCTGCGGTCACGACCGGCCAAGGAGCCACTAAGCCTGGAGGCGTTCACCGCTGCCGCATTCGGATTGCTGGAACGCGAGGGCATGGAGGCGGTCACCCTGCGGCGCCTGGCCGGCGAGCTGCAGACCGGCCCGGCGTCGTTGTACGCCTATGTGCATGACGTGCAGGAACTGCACGCGCTCCTCCTTGATCGGGCGCTTTCAGCTGTCGATCTGCACCCGGCATCCACGGACCGCCCACGAGACCGGCTGGAACGAATCTGCTCCTCCTACCTGGAGGTACTGCTGCGGCACGACGGGCTGGCCCGCCTCGCGGCCGGCGTCCTGCCGTTCGGCGAGAACGCCCTCGCGCTCACCGAGGCCGTCCTGGAATGCCTGCGCGGTATGGGCCTGTCACGCATGCGCGCCGCGTGGGGTTTTGATCTGCTGATGCTGCACGTCACGGCCATCGCCGCCGAGCACGACCGGCGGCGGGAGCAGAACGACCCGATCGGCCGTGCGCACCGGGGCTACGTCGAGGCCGAGGCCGAGCGCTTCCCACAAGTCCACGCACTGAACGAGGAACTGTTCTCCGGCACTGGTACCGCGCGCTTTTCCTGGGCGCTGGACGTCGTACTCACCGGCATCTCCGAAGCCCGCGAGCCGAACAACTGA
- a CDS encoding SDR family NAD(P)-dependent oxidoreductase: MHAFESCHERTPGQGSPDLSGVQRSPPQDSNMPSQLADFLALQSSVGNQVMNQALAIQRASRGSSPDSGLAYGHLPGSSRSSSPDSGLAYGQPSGPSSPSFNGSIGGVHFSTDRHGDRMREIFDAAGQSVYGATKAAVIAMSRAAAAEYGRDGVRVNAIAPGTTMTDMIVAWDKRDPGVIERLSSLAALGRRGRPHEIAEAAAWLLSDRASYVTGMTLGVDGGTAPWPH; the protein is encoded by the coding sequence ATGCATGCATTCGAGAGCTGTCATGAACGGACGCCCGGGCAGGGATCACCCGATCTCTCGGGTGTCCAACGCTCACCCCCGCAAGACTCGAATATGCCGTCGCAGCTTGCGGATTTCCTGGCGCTGCAGAGTTCGGTCGGCAACCAGGTGATGAACCAGGCCCTGGCAATACAACGTGCATCCCGGGGTTCCTCGCCCGACTCGGGGCTTGCCTACGGGCATCTGCCCGGTTCGTCCCGGAGTTCCTCGCCCGACTCGGGGCTCGCCTACGGGCAGCCGTCGGGCCCCTCCTCGCCCAGCTTCAACGGCTCGATCGGCGGGGTGCATTTCTCCACCGACCGCCACGGTGACCGGATGAGAGAGATCTTCGACGCTGCCGGGCAGAGCGTGTACGGGGCGACGAAAGCCGCCGTCATCGCCATGAGCCGTGCGGCGGCCGCCGAATACGGCCGGGATGGTGTCCGCGTCAACGCGATCGCCCCCGGCACCACGATGACCGACATGATCGTCGCCTGGGACAAGCGCGATCCGGGCGTCATCGAGCGCCTCAGTTCCCTGGCCGCCCTCGGCCGCCGCGGCCGGCCTCACGAGATCGCCGAAGCCGCCGCCTGGCTTCTGAGCGACCGCGCGAGCTACGTCACCGGCATGACGCTCGGCGTCGACGGCGGCACCGCGCCGTGGCCACACTGA
- a CDS encoding SMI1/KNR4 family protein has protein sequence MGSTTPWDDAATEVGFEFPADYRDFVGLYGGGGVNDELFISAPTLRRTDSRFRTGFGGFVDQTTLGLGRSIAEMRENAVALDDEETYPFPILPEPGGLLIWANNANGDVCFWDTREGDPDRWSVVVLLLSSRHWDRFDGGMTEFLLAVLRGDYPFAKWLIDPTGEASDRPVWDCNFGWDG, from the coding sequence GTGGGTTCGACCACGCCGTGGGATGACGCAGCCACCGAGGTGGGGTTCGAGTTCCCTGCCGATTACCGCGACTTCGTGGGCTTGTATGGCGGAGGCGGTGTGAATGACGAGTTGTTCATTTCTGCCCCGACGTTGCGTCGGACCGATTCCCGTTTCCGAACGGGATTCGGCGGTTTCGTCGATCAGACGACGCTCGGCCTGGGCCGCAGCATCGCCGAGATGCGGGAGAACGCGGTCGCGCTCGACGATGAGGAGACCTATCCGTTTCCGATCCTTCCCGAGCCGGGCGGCTTATTGATCTGGGCAAACAACGCCAACGGCGATGTGTGCTTCTGGGACACCCGTGAAGGCGATCCTGACCGGTGGTCCGTCGTGGTGCTGCTGCTGTCGTCCAGGCACTGGGATCGCTTCGACGGCGGGATGACCGAGTTCCTGCTGGCCGTGCTGCGCGGCGACTACCCGTTCGCCAAGTGGCTGATCGATCCGACTGGCGAGGCATCGGATCGTCCGGTGTGGGACTGCAATTTCGGATGGGATGGATAG
- a CDS encoding winged helix-turn-helix transcriptional regulator, which yields MDTEMGHRSAVSAGVEVLGDRWTLLVLREMLLGETRFNDIHRAVPEINRSLLSARLRRMRAAGLVERVVGADDRPTYLLTPAGAALRPLIDCLGYWAQDWVLDSSRVPRADLGWLLWRLRQLVRAETPPVTVVVEFTVDGESEAPAWLVLRPDGSGVCAVRPTLDPDVRVVADLSALRQIVDGEATVAGACRTGTLRLTGLPGPVADFFGWFRHAAATAAPVSR from the coding sequence GTGGACACGGAAATGGGGCACCGGTCGGCGGTCTCCGCCGGTGTCGAAGTGCTGGGCGACCGTTGGACGCTCCTGGTACTGCGCGAAATGCTGCTCGGCGAGACACGTTTCAACGACATCCACCGCGCCGTTCCGGAGATCAACAGGAGCCTGCTGTCCGCACGGCTGCGCCGTATGCGTGCTGCCGGCCTGGTGGAACGGGTGGTGGGCGCCGATGACAGACCCACCTATCTCCTGACTCCGGCCGGGGCCGCGCTCAGACCGCTGATCGACTGCCTCGGCTACTGGGCCCAAGACTGGGTTCTGGACTCGTCCCGCGTTCCTCGGGCCGACCTGGGCTGGTTGCTGTGGCGGTTGCGTCAGCTTGTGCGCGCCGAGACGCCCCCCGTGACCGTGGTCGTCGAATTCACCGTGGACGGCGAGTCAGAAGCTCCCGCCTGGCTCGTGCTCAGGCCCGACGGTAGCGGCGTCTGCGCTGTGCGGCCGACCCTGGATCCGGATGTGCGCGTCGTCGCTGATCTGTCGGCGCTGCGGCAGATCGTCGACGGCGAAGCGACCGTGGCCGGTGCCTGCCGCACCGGGACGCTGCGGCTGACGGGCCTTCCGGGTCCGGTCGCCGACTTCTTCGGCTGGTTCCGGCACGCGGCGGCGACTGCCGCGCCAGTGTCTCGATGA
- a CDS encoding helix-turn-helix domain-containing protein, which translates to MENNNDLGDYLRARRAVITPRDVGLVDDGARRVPGLRRDEVALLAGVSTDYYIRLEQGRERNPSDQVLRAIAAALRLDGPAAGHLFRLGLPVFATASAAPSVAPELARLMDGMRDTPAFVVGAAQDVLAANAMARELYRGFARYDNLLRMIFLDPYAREFYVDWDKAAHTAVGNLRASSSQFPEDERIERIVGELSVRSPAFASLWARYEVRPRTQEDKHFRHAGVGEVRLHFEALAVTSAPGQHLSVYSAEPGSASADALVLLRQLAEQTSATSAHDAPAEEEDLRS; encoded by the coding sequence GTGGAGAACAACAACGATCTCGGTGACTACCTGCGTGCTCGCCGCGCGGTGATCACGCCGCGGGATGTCGGGCTGGTGGATGACGGGGCCCGGCGGGTGCCGGGGCTGCGGCGGGACGAGGTGGCGCTGCTGGCCGGGGTGAGCACGGACTACTACATCCGCCTGGAGCAGGGTCGTGAGCGGAACCCGTCCGATCAGGTTCTTCGGGCGATCGCTGCGGCACTGCGGCTCGATGGTCCCGCGGCCGGCCACCTGTTCCGGCTCGGCCTGCCCGTTTTCGCCACGGCGTCCGCAGCGCCGAGCGTCGCGCCGGAGCTGGCGCGGCTGATGGACGGCATGCGCGACACGCCGGCGTTCGTGGTCGGTGCGGCGCAGGACGTGTTGGCGGCCAATGCGATGGCGCGCGAGCTGTACCGCGGGTTCGCCCGGTACGACAACCTGCTACGGATGATCTTCCTCGACCCGTACGCGCGGGAGTTCTACGTCGACTGGGACAAGGCGGCGCACACCGCGGTGGGCAACCTGCGGGCCTCCTCCTCGCAGTTCCCCGAGGACGAGCGGATCGAGCGGATCGTCGGCGAGCTCAGTGTGCGCAGCCCCGCCTTCGCCAGCCTGTGGGCACGGTACGAGGTCCGTCCCCGCACGCAGGAGGACAAGCATTTCCGACACGCTGGCGTGGGTGAGGTGCGGCTGCACTTCGAGGCGCTGGCCGTCACCAGTGCCCCGGGCCAGCACCTGTCCGTCTACAGCGCGGAACCCGGCAGCGCCAGTGCCGATGCCCTGGTACTGCTCCGCCAGCTGGCCGAGCAGACCTCGGCTACCAGTGCCCACGACGCCCCCGCAGAGGAAGAAGACCTCCGGTCATGA
- a CDS encoding nuclear transport factor 2 family protein, with protein sequence MSDKYETVRSYIAVWNDPDPVTRRETMQNQFPDCVIALCSTVDAHHNVARFKWQLGLADGEPMIVGFDVMVLAADGRIRDVHGFLDKISADI encoded by the coding sequence ATGAGTGACAAATACGAGACAGTGAGAAGCTACATAGCGGTGTGGAACGACCCCGATCCGGTTACGCGGCGCGAGACCATGCAGAACCAGTTTCCCGACTGCGTGATCGCGCTATGCAGCACGGTGGACGCGCACCACAACGTGGCACGGTTCAAATGGCAACTGGGCCTGGCCGACGGGGAGCCGATGATCGTCGGGTTCGACGTGATGGTGCTGGCGGCAGACGGCCGGATCCGGGACGTCCACGGCTTCCTGGACAAGATCTCCGCCGATATCTGA
- a CDS encoding aldo/keto reductase produces the protein MTTSLSDATGTFTIAGKEVARLGFGAMRLTGLGVWGEPDDRAECIRVVRRAVELGVQLIDTADSYGPHVSEEIIRQAIHPYPDDVLIATKAGLTRNGPDTIRTPDGLVRLGPKAWPPVGRPEYLRQQALMSLRRLGLDHIDLFQLHRIDPAVPLEDQVGELKTLQDEGKIVAIGLSQVTVDQIEQARTIAQIATVQNRYNLTDRASADVLDYCVRHGIGFMPWAPVAAGELARPRGPVDRIATAHGARPSQVALAWLLARAEVMLPIPGTSKVAHLEDNLVAATLRLADTELRELADAA, from the coding sequence ATGACCACTTCGCTGTCCGACGCGACCGGCACCTTCACGATCGCCGGCAAGGAAGTCGCCCGTCTCGGCTTCGGTGCCATGCGCCTGACTGGGCTCGGCGTATGGGGAGAGCCCGATGACCGCGCCGAATGCATCCGCGTGGTGCGCCGGGCCGTCGAACTCGGCGTGCAGCTGATCGACACCGCGGACTCCTACGGCCCCCACGTCAGCGAGGAGATCATCCGGCAGGCGATCCACCCCTACCCCGACGACGTGCTCATCGCGACCAAGGCGGGGCTGACCCGCAACGGTCCTGACACGATCAGGACTCCCGACGGGCTGGTGCGCCTTGGCCCCAAGGCCTGGCCGCCGGTCGGGCGCCCGGAGTACCTGCGCCAGCAAGCCCTGATGAGCCTTCGCCGGCTCGGCCTGGACCACATCGACCTGTTTCAGCTGCACCGGATCGACCCCGCGGTCCCGCTGGAGGACCAGGTCGGTGAGCTGAAGACGCTGCAGGACGAGGGCAAGATAGTCGCGATCGGCCTGTCCCAGGTCACCGTCGACCAGATCGAACAGGCGCGCACGATCGCCCAGATTGCGACCGTCCAGAACCGCTACAACCTCACCGACCGCGCCTCCGCCGACGTTCTGGACTACTGCGTCCGCCACGGCATCGGCTTCATGCCCTGGGCGCCGGTGGCCGCCGGTGAGCTCGCCCGCCCTCGTGGCCCGGTCGACCGGATCGCGACCGCCCACGGTGCCCGGCCGTCTCAGGTGGCGCTGGCCTGGCTGCTCGCCCGCGCCGAGGTCATGCTGCCCATCCCCGGTACGTCCAAGGTCGCGCACCTGGAGGACAACCTGGTTGCGGCGACGCTGCGCCTGGCCGACACCGAACTGCGCGAACTCGCCGACGCCGCGTGA
- a CDS encoding amidohydrolase family protein, with protein sequence MTATHLTNVHIFDGVGQSAATTVTIEGQLITAVGAAQAPQGADVVDARGASLLPGLIDAHVHTSIDSLRDALRFGVTTELEMQGFWTPEQRIEVNADDTIADVRSALLALMAKGGHPSELMHDLGEHEPGAEHEGWEMPSVSTPDEARAHVQRFAQAGADYIKVMIEEGTTMGHPGLPVIDSETLRAGVDEAHKLGLKVIAHATTLDATRQALDVGIDGLAHLFIDQRADQAIIAALADADVFVTPCLVVSASLMGRDAAADLAADPRVSGRLSQPWLDTLRGAYNTYPQGTFQHVLDSVAALHAAGVDILAGTDASIPVPTHGGVAHGASMHHELALLVQAGLSTEAALAAATSVPARCFNLADRGRIAPGLRADLLLVDGNPLDEITHTLDINTVWRRGACLK encoded by the coding sequence ATGACCGCAACACACCTCACGAACGTCCACATCTTCGATGGTGTCGGGCAGTCGGCGGCCACTACCGTCACCATCGAAGGCCAACTCATCACCGCAGTGGGTGCCGCTCAGGCCCCACAGGGCGCTGACGTCGTCGACGCACGCGGTGCCAGCCTGCTGCCCGGGCTCATCGACGCCCACGTGCACACCTCCATTGATTCCCTTCGTGATGCACTGCGCTTCGGTGTCACAACCGAACTGGAGATGCAGGGGTTCTGGACGCCCGAACAGCGCATCGAGGTCAACGCCGACGACACCATCGCCGACGTCCGCTCCGCCCTACTCGCCCTGATGGCAAAGGGCGGACACCCCAGCGAGCTCATGCACGACCTCGGCGAACACGAGCCGGGTGCGGAGCACGAAGGCTGGGAGATGCCGTCCGTCAGTACCCCCGACGAAGCGCGTGCCCACGTCCAGAGGTTCGCCCAGGCCGGCGCCGACTACATCAAGGTGATGATCGAAGAGGGCACGACCATGGGCCACCCCGGGCTGCCCGTGATCGACTCCGAGACCCTTCGGGCCGGAGTGGACGAAGCCCACAAGCTCGGCCTCAAGGTCATCGCGCACGCCACCACCCTGGACGCCACCCGCCAGGCGCTGGACGTCGGCATCGACGGACTCGCCCACCTCTTCATCGACCAGAGGGCCGACCAGGCCATCATCGCGGCGCTCGCCGATGCAGACGTCTTCGTCACGCCCTGCCTGGTCGTCAGCGCATCCCTCATGGGGCGCGACGCCGCCGCCGACCTCGCCGCCGACCCCCGCGTCTCCGGTCGCCTGTCCCAGCCCTGGCTCGACACCCTGCGCGGCGCGTACAACACCTACCCGCAGGGCACCTTTCAGCACGTTCTCGACAGCGTCGCCGCCCTGCACGCCGCCGGCGTGGACATCCTGGCGGGAACCGACGCCTCCATCCCGGTGCCGACCCACGGGGGAGTGGCGCATGGCGCCAGCATGCACCACGAACTCGCGCTTCTCGTGCAAGCCGGACTGTCCACTGAGGCCGCGCTCGCCGCTGCCACGTCGGTACCCGCGCGCTGCTTCAACCTTGCCGACCGCGGCCGTATCGCACCCGGACTACGTGCCGATCTCCTACTCGTCGACGGCAACCCGCTCGACGAGATCACCCACACCCTGGACATCAACACCGTCTGGCGTCGAGGTGCTTGCCTGAAGTAG
- a CDS encoding MDR family MFS transporter: MTTSSGPGQTAISPDATAVPKNIRWVLLGVLLAMLLSQLDGLIVGTAMPTIVRDIGGLDHMSWVVTAYTLTTACSTPVWGKLGDLFHRKNLFLGSIMVFLLGSVLSGMASTMGELIGFRALQGIGAGGMMAGAFALIGVLLPPRERGRYQGMVAIVQAVGSVGGPLAGGLITGHLGWRWAFYVNIPIGLVCIVWCAALLHVPQAARRGRVVIDWAGITVMTAMITALIMLATWGGSTYAWGSAQILGLAAVVLVLLAAFIVSERRTAEPLLPLRIFTGQRNFPIAAVLLTVAGVAMFGATLYLPLYQQTVQGASASNSGLLLLPMMCGTVAASMIAGKVMSKTGKYKIFPVIGAASLAVGMGLLSTMDTSTARLTTSVYMVLVGIGTGFTIQMANTIAQNSVELRDMGAASAATNLFRTLGGSLGVAVFGSLFTRALAGHGGGAPSEGGSGGSATEHMSHAAREAYLQAAAHGTQEIFLVGALCAVAAFVSALCIKETPLRAGPGQPAKPATDDSAPAAVGATS, from the coding sequence ATGACAACCTCCTCTGGGCCTGGTCAGACCGCCATATCGCCTGACGCCACCGCCGTACCCAAGAACATCCGCTGGGTCCTCCTCGGCGTCCTGCTGGCCATGCTGCTCTCGCAGCTGGATGGCCTGATCGTCGGCACGGCGATGCCGACGATCGTCAGGGACATCGGCGGCCTGGACCACATGTCCTGGGTGGTCACCGCGTACACCCTCACGACCGCTTGCTCGACGCCGGTCTGGGGCAAGCTCGGCGACCTGTTTCACCGCAAGAACTTGTTCCTCGGCTCGATCATGGTGTTCCTTCTCGGTTCGGTGCTCTCCGGCATGGCCTCCACGATGGGTGAGCTCATCGGCTTCCGTGCGCTTCAGGGCATCGGGGCCGGCGGCATGATGGCGGGGGCCTTCGCCCTGATCGGCGTCCTGCTGCCGCCGCGGGAACGCGGCAGGTACCAGGGCATGGTGGCGATCGTGCAGGCTGTCGGCAGTGTCGGAGGTCCGCTGGCGGGCGGCTTAATCACCGGCCATCTGGGCTGGCGGTGGGCCTTCTACGTCAACATCCCCATCGGCCTGGTGTGCATTGTCTGGTGCGCAGCGCTGCTGCACGTCCCGCAGGCCGCCCGCCGCGGCCGGGTGGTCATCGACTGGGCCGGCATCACGGTGATGACCGCGATGATCACCGCCCTGATCATGCTCGCGACCTGGGGTGGCAGCACCTACGCCTGGGGCTCGGCGCAGATTCTCGGGCTGGCCGCGGTGGTGCTCGTGTTGCTGGCCGCCTTCATCGTCTCCGAGCGGCGGACCGCCGAGCCGCTGCTGCCGCTGCGGATTTTCACCGGTCAGCGCAACTTCCCGATCGCTGCCGTCCTGCTGACTGTGGCCGGCGTGGCCATGTTCGGGGCGACTCTGTATTTGCCGCTGTACCAGCAGACCGTGCAGGGTGCCTCGGCGTCCAACTCGGGGCTGCTCCTGCTGCCGATGATGTGCGGCACCGTGGCCGCCTCGATGATCGCCGGCAAGGTCATGTCCAAGACCGGCAAATACAAGATCTTCCCGGTGATCGGAGCCGCCAGCCTGGCCGTCGGCATGGGACTGCTGTCCACCATGGACACCTCCACCGCGCGCCTGACCACCAGCGTCTACATGGTGCTGGTCGGCATCGGCACCGGTTTCACCATCCAGATGGCCAACACCATCGCCCAGAACAGCGTCGAGCTGCGGGACATGGGCGCCGCCTCGGCGGCCACCAACCTGTTCCGCACCCTGGGCGGCTCTCTGGGAGTCGCGGTCTTCGGCTCGCTTTTCACGCGTGCCCTGGCTGGCCACGGCGGCGGCGCCCCCAGCGAGGGCGGTTCTGGAGGTTCGGCGACAGAACATATGTCGCATGCGGCCAGGGAGGCCTACCTGCAGGCTGCCGCTCACGGTACGCAAGAGATCTTCCTTGTCGGCGCGTTGTGCGCAGTGGCCGCCTTCGTCTCTGCGCTCTGTATCAAGGAGACTCCTCTGCGTGCCGGGCCCGGGCAGCCCGCCAAGCCGGCAACGGACGACAGCGCACCAGCGGCTGTAGGCGCCACTAGCTAA